In one Mastacembelus armatus chromosome 19, fMasArm1.2, whole genome shotgun sequence genomic region, the following are encoded:
- the eme2 gene encoding essential meiotic structure-specific endonuclease subunit 2, with protein sequence MTSFGVVLMSSLVEQRLQGSLNCAITDCRSLNYPDGPFVVAKTWEISDSEDETDPETKPDLPCDEGGQTAAVSTTLKEDQSPDHKSKTLSETKIKSGGTSALSPPRPQGAGTPSPARKRRSKEEIEANRQKARERKEARERQRAARAREKEERRQEQQRRREAAENLKSLRPENCLKSLTVCIDPALLQQHGSDILLDTLATFEWAFSIESQQLPHSITWMRDLPWQGEDGKGSVEEEQVVLVLGLNDFMDMVISVKKMLDSEGEEMEAGSFLRPLWECLNRDVKKVVTVLVTDSQSDYRTQACGVHLLHETLQFRIGMDRLDIEEVLVYLQLCKNISLVFLDVWQEVTNHVCAVTKALSKRPFKLLTERAELPFCVDGSWASGVRVERDGSGLIQVWNKQIQQLNRVSPAVASAVTTAYPSPQLLLQAYQSLGSEENRKGLLADVLVKSGGKERRLGPEISARVYRCFTAQNPQLVLD encoded by the exons ATGACATCCTTTGGTGTTGTTTTGATGAGCAGCCTGGTGGAACAGCGTTTGCAGGGATCGTTGAACTGCGCTATAACAGACTGCAGATCTCTAAACTACCCGGATGGGCCTTTTGTTGT AGCTAAAACCTGGGAAATATCGGACTCCGAGGATGAAACCGACCCTGAGACAAAGCCTGATTTACCCTGTGATGAGGGCGgtcaaacagcagctgtcagcACAACCTTGAAAGAGGATCAGAGTCCAGACCACAAAAGCAAAACGTTGTCAGAAACGAAAATCAAGTCTGGAGGAACTTCTGCTTTGTCTCCTCCGCGACCACAAGGGGCCGGCACACCAAGTCCTGCAAGAAAACGCCGCAGCAAGGAGGAGATAGAGGCGAACAGACAGAAAGCCAGGGAGAGGAAGGAGGctagagagaggcagagagcagCCAGAGCCcgggagaaggaggagaggaggcaggagcagcagaggaggagggaggctgCAGAGAACCTCAAGAGTCTCAGGCCTGAGAACTGTCTCAAGTCTCTGACGGTCTGCATTGACCCAG ctcttctgcAGCAGCATGGCTCTGACATCTTGCTTGACACCCTGGCTACTTTTGAATGGGCCTTTAGCATTGAGAGCCAGCAGCTTCCTCACAGCATCACCTGGATGAGGGATTTACCATGG CAGGGAGAGGATGGCAAAGGCTCcgtggaggaggagcaggtaGTTCTGGTGCTGGGTCTGAATGACTTCATGGACATGGTGATCTCTGTGAAGAAA ATGTTAGACAGTGaaggagaggagatggaggcGGGCTCATTCCTCCGTCCTCTCTGGGAATGTCTCAACCGGGATGTCAAAAAGGTGGTCACTGTTTTAGTGACAGACTCTCAGTCAGATTACAG GACACAAGCTTGTGGTGTGCATTTACTACATGAGACATTACAATTCAGAATAGGTATGGACAGACTGGACATTGAGGAG GTTCTTGTGTACCTGCAGCTGTGCAAGAACATCTCACTGGTCTTCCTGGATGTCTGGCAGGAGGTTACTAACCATGTGTGTGCTGTTACCAAGGCCTTATCAAAACGTCCTTTCAA ACTGCTGACAGAGCGGGCAGAGCTGCCCTTCTGTGTGGATGGTTCGTGGGCCAGTGGAGTTCGGGTAGAGAGGGACGGCTCAGGGCTGATCCAGGTGTGGAACAAACAGATACAACAGTTGAACAGAGTTAGCCCTGCTGTGGCCTCCGCTGTGACTACTGCCTACCCAtctcctcagctgctgctgcag gcATACCAGAGCTTGGGGTCAGAGGAGAACAGGAAGGGGCTGCTGGCTGATGTCTTGGTGAAAAGTGGAGGCAAAGAAAGACGTCTGGGGCCAGAAATATCAGCCAGAGTTTACCGCTGCTTCACAGCCCAGAACCCACAGCTGGTCCTGGACTGA
- the mfsd1l gene encoding major facilitator superfamily domain-containing protein 1, translated as MVQPAEKAYYRFVVLFFNCLLTFGSYFCFDIPSVLQDQFQGNLTCPNATVINGTVDCVVGLGMSPQQYNLLYAIYAWTNAVVVILAGFLIDKLGNRFGVFLFSFLCVLGSSLFALGSHFKGTPYLLPLMLTGRLVFGSGNGSLTIVQSRIIAFWFKGKELALAFGLTLAFSRLGSVLNFFLTQKFEEKYGMQWTLWGGALLCILGFTSAIIVSALDKMGMRQLGLDGVIQEESRKVRIQDVKLLSLRYWLLALTIMFFYNGIFPFIADASKFIQDKYNGYTQKESAYIAGAVYDSSLVLSAVVGILIDYVGLRGVFAVACAVLTLPVFGLLAFTFVPPLVSTIWLGITYSFAASSMWPSIPLVVPQATLGTAMGLATSIQMIGIGLSNLVVGQILGTKSSETKIPLWRWQRMMIFMLANTISCIVTSVLLNIVDHRQGGTLNKTTKRSGQAERDSDRQPLTQEGEDEDEDGGTVRSRSINS; from the exons ATGGTGCAGCCGGCTGAGAAAG CGTATTATCGCTTTGTGGTGCTCTTCTTCAACTGCCTGCTGACATTTGGCTCCTACTTCTGCTTTGACATCCCGAGTGTTTTGCAGGATCAGTTCCAAGGG AATCTGACATGTCCCAATGCAACAGTGATCAATGGGACAGTGGACTGTGTGGTGGGGCTGGGGATGAGCCCTCAGCAGTACAATCTTCTCTACGCCATCTATGCTTGGAc GAATGCAGTAGTTGTGATCCTAGCTGGATTTTTGATTGACAAATTAGGAAACCGCT TTggggtgtttctgttttcattcctgTGTGTTCTGGGCTCGTCCCTTTTTGCACTGGGTTCCCACTTCAAAGGAACCCCTTACCTGCTGCCGCTAATGCTCACAGGTCGACTGGTGTTTGGTTCGGGTAATGGATCTCTGACCA TTGTTCAGAGCCGCATCATAGCCTTCTGGTTCAAAGGGAAGGAGCTGGCCTTAGCCTTCGGTCTGACCCTGGCTTTCTCTCGCCTGGGTTCGGTCCTGAACTTCTTTCTCACCCAGAAATTTGAAGAAAAATATGGCATGCAGTGGACACTGTGGGGTG GTGCACTGCTGTGCATATTGGGCTTCACGTCGGCCATCATAGTCAGTGCCTTGGACAAGATGGGAATGAGGCAGCTCGGTCTCGATGGAGTCATCCAAGAGGAGTCCCGCAAAGTG agGATTCAGGATGTGAAGCTCCTGTCGTTGAGATACTGGCTGCTGGCTCTTACCATCATGTTTTTCTACAATGGCATCTTCCCGTTTATTGCAGATGCCAG TAAGTTCATTCAGGATAAGTACAATGGTTACACCCAGAAGGAGTCGGCCTATATCGCTGGGGCAGTTTATGACAGCTCACTGGTCCTCTCGGCTGTCGTGGGTATTCTCATA GATTATGTTGGCCTGCGGGGTGTTTTCGCAGTGGCCTGTGCTGTCCTCACACTTCCTGTGTTTGGACTACTGGCCTTCACCTTCGTCCCTCCTCTGGTCTCCACCATATGGTTGGGAATCACCTACTCCTTTGCTGCT TCAAGCATGTGGCCATCTATTCCCCTCGTGGTACCTCAGGCCACACTGGGAACAGCCATGGGCCTGGCCACCTCCATACAGATGATTGGGATCGGGTTGTCCAATCTAGTTGTTGGACAGATTCTGGGCACCAAGTCTAG TGAAACGAAGATACCGCTGTGGCGTTGGCAGAGGATGATGATCTTCATGTTGGCCAACACCATCAGCTGCATCGTCACCTCAGTGCTGCTCAACATTGTTGACCACAGACAG gGCGGGACTCTGAACAAGACAACCAAGAGGTCAGGCCAGGCAGAGAGAGACTCAGACAGACAGCCACTCACCCAGGAAGgggaagatgaggatgaggatggtgGGACCGTCCGATCCCGTTCCATTAACTCATGA
- the spsb3b gene encoding SPRY domain-containing SOCS box protein 3: MSHCNIGYRKTTARAAMLRRGRNGRARHLAWSETRQETDTVAVIQILNREEGEGQTVTQISNLESGMEYMASSHTVSEVVALPCTVPVIGESFCECDQQEELGSGFSLISDCLCGEEDQGFDWVWDEDFKSSGAFLSCDNRKVSFHSEYSCGTAAIRGTKELTDGQHFWEVKMTSPVYGTDMMVGIGTSDVNLEKFKYSFGSLLGLDEDSWGLSYTGLLQHKGDKVKFSSRFGQGSIIGIHLDTWHGTLTFYKNRHYIGVAATRLQNKKFYPMVCSTAAKSSMKVIRACYTPTSLQYLCCARLRQMFPCCPDIFNALELPPGLRTLLSIQLGWVFTLSSSPEASEQHWELPEDLPEETSPPSSPGPSPIPSPVSTLSACSSLSPCTSPLPDTVPYQCPCQMSPQTQPCTCHCPLTPPSSDFDSCCSEPEDYQCKRCRWT, translated from the exons ATGAGCCACTGCAACATAGGGTATAGGAAGACCACTGCAAG AGCTGCCATGCTGAGAAGAGGAAGGAACGGCCGTGCACGGCACTTGGCCTGGAGCGAAACACGCCAAGAGACAGATACCGTGGCAGTGATCCAGATATTGAacagagaggagggggaaggTCAGACAGTGACACAG ATCAGCAACCTGGAGTCTGGGATGGAGTACATGGCCAGTTCCCACACTGTCTCTGAGGTGGTGGCCTTACCCTGTACAGTACCAGTAATAGGGGAATCTTTCTGCGAATGTGACCAGCAAGAGGAGCTTGGCTCAGGGTTTAGTCTCATCAGTGACTGCCTCTGTGGGGAGGAGGATCAGG GTTTTGACTGGGTGTGGGATGAGGACTTTAAGTCATCTGGAGCCTTCCTTAGCTGTGACAACAGGAAAGTGAGCTTTCACTCAGAATATAGCTGTGGAACAGCTGCCATCCGTGGCACGAAGGAGCTTACAGATGGCCAACACTTCTGGGAAGTCAAGATGACATCACCTGTCTATGGAACTGATATG ATGGTGGGAATTGGGACTTCAGATGTGAACCTGGAGAAGTTCAAATACAGCTTTGGCAGCCTGCTGGGCCTCGATGAAGACAGCTGGGGGCTTTCATACACAG GTCTCCTCCAGCACAAAGGGGATAAAGTGAAGTTCTCCTCTCGATTTGGGCAAGGCTCCATCATAGGAATACACCTGGACACTTGGCATGGTACCCTGACCTTCTACAAGAATCGGCACTACatag GTGTTGCTGCTACTAGGCTTCAGAACAAGAAGTTCTACCCCATGGTGTGTTCCACAGCAGCCAAGAGCAGTATGAAGGTGATCCGTGCCTGCTATACACCCACCTCCCTGCAGTACCTTTGCTGTGCTCGGCTCCGCCAAATGTTCCCTTGCTGCCCAGACATATTTAATGCCCTGGAGCTTCCACCGGGCCTGCGTACCCTCCTCAGCATACAGCTGGGCTGGGTCTTCACGCTCAGCAGCAGCCCAGAAGCCTCAGAGCAGCACTGGGAATTGCCTGAGGATTTACCTGAGGAGACAAGCCCGCCTTCGAGCCCTGGCCCCAGCCCTATCCCGAGCCCGGTCTCGACCCTGAGTGCCTGCTCCTCCCTGAGCCCTTGCACCAGCCCATTGCCTGACACCGTCCCGTACCAGTGCCCCTGTCAGATGTCACCACAAACTCAGCCCTGCACTTGCCACTGCCCTCTGACTCCTCCCAGCAGTGACTTTGATAGCTGCTGCTCTGAGCCAGAGGATTACCAATGCAAAAGATGCCGCTGGACATGA